One window of Papaver somniferum cultivar HN1 chromosome 9, ASM357369v1, whole genome shotgun sequence genomic DNA carries:
- the LOC113313403 gene encoding small RNA-binding protein 11, chloroplastic-like, with protein sequence MAAFQGISRIIGQHTGFNPSFQYLLPCQLICSRGIFSKVIVRGLPYSTTDEVLSETFSLFGQVVEAAIVKDKVTDRSRGFGFVTFESIEEGMDAVSGMNGKELNGRIISVDIAKPERTSMRHEMPIASGPPGSSTDDKPKKSTPKTKSKSKKVESKAALSEVS encoded by the exons ATGGCGGCGTTCCAAGGAATTTCGCGTatcattggacaacatacaggtTTTAACCCTAGTTTTCAATACCTTCTTCCATGTCAGCTCATCTGTTCAAGAGGAATCTTCTCGAAGGTCATCGTCAGAG GGTTACCTTATTCCACAACAGATGAAGTTTTGTCCGAAACCTTTTCACTATTTGGCCAAGTGGTTGAAG CTGCAATAGTAAAGGATAAGGTCACAGATAGATCTAGGGGTTTTGGGTTTGTTACCTTTGAATCAATAGAAGAAGGTATGGACGCCGTCTCAGGAATGAATGGAAAG GAACTCAATGGACGGATTATTTCTGTGGACATTGCAAAACCTGAGAGAACAAGTATGAGGCATGAGATGCCGATAGCAAGTGGCCCTCCTGGATCAAGTACGGACGATAAACCTAAAAagtcaactcctaaaaccaaaagtAAGTCAAAGAAAGTAGAAAGTAAAGCAGCTTTATCCGAGGTGTCATAG